The following coding sequences lie in one Apium graveolens cultivar Ventura chromosome 1, ASM990537v1, whole genome shotgun sequence genomic window:
- the LOC141709765 gene encoding uncharacterized protein LOC141709765: protein MEDDYSSWIGFPKSSKEYVRGIKAFMENSFPIHAKGEEMKCPCKVCVNRYWHTQTVIYDHLICSGPSPLHMKWICEVSHTKVDGSTDFMDSGTGMDFEDNLGQMFNCTGKKFQDLENDYESLTNAEARKFYGHIREGNDGSDPGQVIHKVPANVMRYFPLKSRLQRLYMCKEYSKLMKWHDMGRQQDGKVRHPADTEAWKTIYADYPDFSLENRNVSLGVASDGFNPYRSMNLSHNSPKNSIDVFMQPLIAELKELWEVGVNTYDALADEDFNLRARVLWTISDFPGYAMLSGWSTKGKLGCPACHYETSSLYLKHSKKMCYMNHRKFLPSAHKWRMNTKRFNGAIEMGLCPSVLMETDIEELLSGYVNQFGLHNKKAKSKIEGPFKKKSIFFYLPYWKHNPLRHNLDTMHIEKNVCDNILGTLLNISGKTKDHVAARKDLQEMGIRKPLHPVLSEDGAHHEIRAAIFDLSNKEKEIFCSVLENTKLQYGCASNIGRYVHTKERKVVGYKSHDAHFILHYLLQFAIKKTTKAEVAVPLMKLSACLRALWSKVIDLEELEKLETEIVEVLCQFEMIFPSAFFDIMVHLLVHLTREVRLGGPQHLRNMFPIERYLAKLKSYVRNRSKPEGSIAEGYIAEECVTFCSRFLAADETTKNNMEHQALVDSHENTNRYKRARRHTAEFWDWLREEVGKMVEVSSDLGVFALGPNRTARRFTGYVVNGYRFHTSDRDSRCTTQNSGVYLTAQTTSFSSSRDENPIVGDVSYYRSI, encoded by the exons ATGGAAGATGATTATAGTAGCTGGATAGGATTTCCAAAATCTAGTAAAGAATATGTACGAGGGATAAAGGCATTTATGGAAAATTCATTTCCAATTCATGCTAAAGGAGAAGAAATGAAATGCCCCTGCAAAGTATGTGTCAACCGTTATTGGCACACTCAAACAGTTATCTATGATCATCTCATATGTAGTGGCCCTTCTCCACTACATATGAAATGGATTTGCGAGGTATCACATACCAAAGTAGATGGTAGTACTGACTTCATGGATTCGGGGACGGGGATGGATTTCGAAGATAATTTAGGTCAAATGTTCAATTGTACGGGTAAAAAGTTTCAAGATTTAGAAAATGACTATGAAAGTCTAACAAATGCAGAGGCTAGAAAGTTTTATGGCCATATTAGGGAGG GCAATGATGGTAGTGATCCGGGGCAGGTTATACACAAAGTGCCAGCTAATGTGATGAGGTACTTCCCTCTAAAGTCGAGATTGCAGAGGCTATACATGTGCAAGGAATATTCGAAACTAATGAAATGGCACGATATGGGACGTCAACAGGATGGAAAAGTAAGACATCCGGCTGATACAGAGGCTTGGAAGACGATATATGCTGACTATCCTGATTTTTCATTAGAAAATCGGAATGTTAGTTTAGGAGTAGCCTCAGATGGATTCAACCCCTATCGTTCAATGAACCTAAGTCACA ATTCACCAAAAAATAGTATTGATGTGTTCATGCAACCTTTAATTGCCGAGTTAAAAGAATTATGGGAGGTCGGCGTTAATACTTATGATGCCTTGGCTGATGAAGATTTTAATTTACGTGCTAGAGTGCTATGGACTATTAGCGATTTCCCGGGATATGCTATGTTGTCCGGCTGGAGCACAAAAGGCAAACTAGGGTGTCCTGCCTGCCATTATGAAACTTCATCACTTTATTTGAAGCATAGCAAGAAAATGTGCTATATGAACCACCGAAAGTTTCTTCCTTCTGCACACAAGTGGAGAATGAATACTAAAAGGTTTAATGGCGCAATTGAAATGGGGCTGTGTCCTTCAGTTTTAATGGAAACTGACATTGAGGAGTTGTTGTCTGGGTATGTAAACCAATTCGGCCTGCACAACAAAAAGGCAAAGAGTAAAATTGAGGGCCCTTTTAAAAAgaagtcaatttttttttatttacctTATTGGAAGCATAATCCACTTCGACATAACCTTGACACCATGCACATAGAAAAAAATGTTTGCGATAACATATTGGGCACTTTACTCAATATAAGTGGCAAGACAAAAGATCATGTTGCCGCTCGTAAAGATTTACAAGAAATGGGAATTAGAAAACCTCTCCATCCTGTTCTATCAGAAGATGGAGCACACCATGAAATACGAGCAGCAATCTTTGACTTATCGAACAAAGAGAAGGAGATCTTTTGTTCAGTGTTGGAAAACACTAAACTGCAGTACGGTTGTGCCTCCAACATAGGGCGATATGTGCACACAAAGGAGAGGAAAGTAGTGGGGTATAAGAGCCATGATGCTCATTTCATATTGCACTACTTGTTGCAGTTTGCCATCAAAAAAACTACAAAGGCTGAGGTTGCTGTACCTTTGATGAAATTGAGTGCCTGCCTTAGAGCTCTATGGAGCAAGGTTATCGATTTGGAGGAGCTTGAGAAGTTGGAAACTGAAATCGTCGAGGTACTTTGCCAATTTGAGATGATTTTTCCATCAGCTTTCTTCGACATAATGGTGCACTTGCTTGTTCATCTAACTAGAGAAGTTAGACTTGGGGGACCTCAGCACCTTCGAAACATGTTCCCAATAGAGCGTTATCTTGCAAAATTGAAATCATACGTTCGTAATAGAAGTAAGCCGGAAGGTTCTATTGCAGAAGGTTACATAGCTGAAGAATGTGTAACATTTTGTTCAAGATTTTTGGCTGCTGATGAAACAACAAAAAACAACAT GGAACATCAAGCCTTGGTGGACAGCCACGAAAATACGAACAGATACAAAAGGGCACGAAGACACACGGCAGAATTCTGGGACTGGTTACGAGAAGAGGTTGGGAAAATGGTGGAGGTTTCATCTGACTTGGGGGTGTTTGCGTTGGGGCCTAATCGAACAGCTCGAAGGTTTACTGGTTATGTTGTTAATGGCTATCGATTCCACACAAGTGATAGAGATTCTCGATGCACAACACAAAACAGTGGTGTATATTTGACTGCACAAACAACTAGTTTCTCTAGTTCTAGAGACGAGAACCCTATAGTTGGGGATGTCAGCTACTACAGATCGATATAA
- the LOC141709781 gene encoding uncharacterized protein LOC141709781, with the protein MTNKAWEILQKLFHGVEKVKKVWLQVLCGEFENLKMKTSENIGEFVTRLKAVKNEMKRNGESLDDVGFMEKLLRSLTRNFDYVVSSIEESKDLFIISIDELVDSLQAHKQ; encoded by the coding sequence ATGACAAATAAAGCGTGGGAGATTTTGCAAAAATTATTCCACGGAGTTGAAAAAGTTAAAAAGGTTTGGCTCCAGGTGCTATGCGGAGAGTTCgaaaatttaaagatgaagacttctgaaaatattggtgaatttgttacgCGCCTGAAAGCCGTGAAAAATGAGATGAAAAGAAATGGTGAAAGTCTCGATGATGTTGGGTTCATGGAAAAACTACTCCGTTCGCTGACTAGAAATTTTGATTATGTTGTTTCTTCTATCGAGGAGTCAAAGGACTTGTTCATAATTTCCATTGATGAGCTCGTAGATTCACTTCAAGCTCACAAGCAGTGA